The genomic DNA GAGCACGTCATCGGCGTCGGGGGTCAGCGGGCCGTTCGCCGCCTCGACGACGACGTCGGCCTGCACGTCGTGGGCCAGGTCGCCGTCGATGGCGTTCTCCAGCGCCGCCGGGATGAGCAGGTCGACGTCCAGCGTCAGCAGTTCCTCGTTGGTCAGCTCCTCGCTGGCCTCCGAGTAGCCGGTCACGGTGCCCGTCTCGTCCTTGTGGTCCCGGACGGCGGCCGCGTCGAGACCGGCTCCGTCGTAGACGGCGCCCGACGAGTCGGAGACGGCGACGACGTTCGCACCGAGGTCGGACTCGAGGAGCTGAGCGGCGACCGACCCCGCGTTCCCGTAGCCCTGGACCGCGACCGACGCGCCCTCGATGCGCTTGCCGAGGTAGTCGAACGCCTCGCGCGAGGTGAGCATCACCGACCGACCGGTCGCCTCGACGCGCCCCTCGCTCCCACCCGACTCGATGGCCTTGCCCGTGATGACGCCCGGCGCGGTGGTGTTCTCCAGCGTCTCGTAGGTGTCCTTGATCCAGTTCATCTCGCGCTGTCCGGTGTTGACGTCCGGCGCGGGGATGTCCTGATCCTCGCCGATGATGGGGCGGAGCTCCTTCGCGAACGAGCGCGTGAGCCGCTCCAGCTCGTCCATCGACAGGTCGCGGGGGTCGACCGCGATCCCGCCCTTCCCCCCGCCGTAGGGGATATCGACAACGGCGGTCTTGTACACCATCCACCCGGAGAGGGCCTTCACCTCGTCCGCGTCGACGCCCGGGTGGTAGCGGATGCCGCCCTTGTACGGGCCGCGGTCACCGTTGAACTGCGAGCGATAGGCC from Haloglomus litoreum includes the following:
- a CDS encoding Glu/Leu/Phe/Val family dehydrogenase translates to MSEETNPFESLQEQIRDAAEYVDADDGELQRLSRPERLLETNLTIELDDGSLDTFKAYRSQFNGDRGPYKGGIRYHPGVDADEVKALSGWMVYKTAVVDIPYGGGKGGIAVDPRDLSMDELERLTRSFAKELRPIIGEDQDIPAPDVNTGQREMNWIKDTYETLENTTAPGVITGKAIESGGSEGRVEATGRSVMLTSREAFDYLGKRIEGASVAVQGYGNAGSVAAQLLESDLGANVVAVSDSSGAVYDGAGLDAAAVRDHKDETGTVTGYSEASEELTNEELLTLDVDLLIPAALENAIDGDLAHDVQADVVVEAANGPLTPDADDVLTERGIHVLPDILANAGGVTVSYFEWVQNRQRFYWSEEKVNDELERHIVDAFEGLIDAYESYDIPDFRTAAYVVAINRVLKTYREGGSWP